The following are from one region of the Sciurus carolinensis chromosome 5, mSciCar1.2, whole genome shotgun sequence genome:
- the Tmem273 gene encoding transmembrane protein 273 isoform X2, whose translation MADVGGAQVLATGKSAGAEIDFKYAIIGTALGFAISAGFLALKICIIRKHLSDNDTSDLKSTHLACNDTIVRKKRTSRDAQVIEL comes from the exons ATGGCAG atGTTGGAGGAGCTCAAGTGTTGGCAACAGGCAAGTCTGCTGGGGCCGAAATTG ATTTTAAATATGCCATCATTGGGACTGCTCTGGGCTTTGCCATATCTGCCGGCTTCCTGGCCCTGAAGATCTGCATTATCAGGAAGCACCTGTCTGATAACGACACTTCAGACCTGAAGAGTACACACCTGGCCTGCAATG ACACCATCGTGCGAAAGAAGAGAACCTCAAG